Genomic DNA from Macadamia integrifolia cultivar HAES 741 chromosome 6, SCU_Mint_v3, whole genome shotgun sequence:
CTTATATGCACCAAGTAGTTTGATCCATTGAGAGCAGTATACCAATAAGGGTCACACACTGAACGAGTGGGATGGATTTGCCACCCTTATGTGAACATGCCCAGTAGGAAACCCTGGACTAGGTCTGATAGAGCCCTCGTACATTTTGATTGCttgatttccttttatttcatttGATGCTTTATTATGCTCCATATGCAGAAGCAAGGAGGAGAAAGTTCCTTGAACTGTACCCAGAAGCAGCAACAACCCAAGCTCCAGTGCTCTTCAGGAGCTCCCTCATTCCTTGGTGGGCATGGCTCAAGAGATCCCATCATCCGGAGGCTGAGCTGCTTAATGGTTAAATTCAAACATAAACTTCAGTCTTAgtagttttccatttttttttccaataatttcAAGGCAAATGCTCCTTAAATGGAAATCTGTCACGAGGCATATCAGATGGGATTCAAATTTTGTGAACAGGTAGACCTCAAGGCTCTTACCCACATGTTTCTATCCAACAATGGGAGAGTGCGCAGTAGCGGTCAAGAGTACCATAGGTGTGCATAGACATAGATGGGATGCATGTCAATAGACGGGCAGATGTTTTATTTAggctctgaaatttgacatttaGCTAATCAACACCATGTTCTCTCCATTTAAACCATCAGGATTACCATATCATCTGTCCATATGGAACAGTGATGGTAGGCTATTAAGGAAGCCTTTCCTTGATGGCCCTAGGAAATGAATTTTTGCCTCTCAAGAATTTACTTCACTTTCCTCAACTTGCAGGCAGAGCAGCAATGGCAGGATTCTTCATGGCATATTTGGTAGATGGTTTAACTGGGCTAGATGTGGTAGGCCAGACAGGCAATTTCATCTGCAAGGCAGGCCTCTTCATCAGAGTCATTGGAATAATCCTTTTCAGGCAAACTCGAGATTTTGGCAACTTGCAAAAGCTAGTTGATGAGGCTACTTTCTATGATAAGCAATGGCAAGCCACATGGCAGGATAAAAAAACCCAGCAACAGCAGTTCAGACCAAGATCAAAAAACCACTTAGAGTCAATCTTCGAGATAAGAAATGACCCAGAAAAGGAGGGATCCCTCCAGCTTCAGTTTCAAAATCTGTGACAGTGGGCAATTGGTAGTCATATATGGTACTGGTTTACATGATGAgcttgactctctctctctgcaccAACCGTACAAACACAAAACAGTGAGTGGCCTGAGAACAGAAAGGAAGAGATGAACCAATCGTTAGATCTGCTGTTGGATTGATTTCATAATAACAGCTGATATTTAGAATGTAATCTCCTCAACATGCAAACCTAATGAGATTTAatatcatgtatttttttgttCTGAGACAGTTTTCTGTCTAGGAGCGGCCCTGCACCAGACACGGGGCACAAAATGACCGCCACGCCTCTCCCAGTACACACTTCTGTGTCTAAGCTCAGGGGCCACTCCAGGACAGAAAATActactttttttcttaaagttcCATACATATGTCAATGAtcccttttgtttgttttctaaCAAGGCACGACTAATCCCCCAGAAGCACATGTACGCCCCCACATAGGCTGTCATTTGTTTCGCCAAACACAATTTTCATCAACAAATGAGAGGACCCAGATCAAGGTGATGATCAACACTGTTTATCTAAATGCTTTTGCCTTTTGGATTGCAAACCTAAACGAGTAAAAGATGACATACAGTCACTCAATTTTGTGGAAAATAGACTTTGGCGAGAATATTCTTTAATGAGGATATGTCAATCACAGTTGGACCAGAATCCAAATGGTGCAAACAATTAATAAATATGTAATCCCTCTCtgagattccaatccaatggttTAAAGCATAGTTGCAGTAAGAAACTAGTTCCTGAATCAATCAGTTGCCTACTTCCAAGTTGCCCCACCTACAAacaccccctcccaaaaaaaaaaaaaaaaaaaaaaaaaaaacggggGAACAATTCCAATCCAACACCAGAATATACCTTTATCCGCCACAACTAAGATCCCCACTCTCTATCGGTTTGATAAATATGTATACAATTTCTGAAGAATATCCTTTCCTCTTTCCCACACAAGATGCACTGCCGCTGCTGCCGCCACCAAAATTTGTAAGATTTGATAAAATGGGATGAAAATAATTCAGTTGTACTCTTCATATGACCATATCCTTTTATCACTCTTATTTTGTAGGTCTCCCTGCTTCTTAATGGCAGTATAGCTTGATTACTGAATCAGAACCAGCTGTGAATAACCATGGTTGCCTTGGATGGAACTTGCAATCCATAACCCCTGCATGTCAAGGAAGAATCAATAAGAGCAAAACCCTCGACTCTCAGTCTTGATAGTACTAATTTGCAAAGATATGTAAGAGTCGTAATTTTGAAACTCATTTCTATTTAATATATAGAACAATTAGAATATGACAACTATGGGGGGAACTGAAGACAGTTAAATAACAACAAAGTGGCAAACTCCAGAAGCTACAAAACTGTGAGTAGCCTGTGTTCATCAGGTCATCAAATGAAAATAGAGTAGGCAAAATTTTCAGGCACTGTCCTACAGTATTTTCTATTAAGTAAAGGCCTCCCCTTTTTTACACTTCTACCAccatcaagaaaaagaagaaacaaaaacataatATGGAACAAGCACTAACCTCTTCCATTTGTACTGGAATGCCCTCGGAGAATTTCGAGTGGCACAATAAGAGGATTTTGGTTGAGATCTGAATAAACCGTGCCATGGAAGACATATGCCGTGCCGTCATCAGAACATGAAGCAAAAAGAGGGTAAGAACGATGGAAGGCAACATTTGTAATGTCCTTTTGGTGGCACCTGAGAATTTCCATCAGAAGGCAATTATTATTATGATGATGAAAATGGCTTTTGACTTTAAATAATGCCACCAGTGAAACCATTAGGGTTCTGAACTTATAAACCTAAAAGATAAGGATAGAATAAACCTATTATTAATTAAACGTTAATGTCTTAAATCCCTGCAAGCATGACCTATTTCACCTACTTCATATCCAGACAACCCCAATTTAAATTTGGAGAAGGGAACCTGCATGGACCTGGATTTTGGGGAAGGAACTAATGATCCTCGAATGTGATCCGCATTCGAGAGTGATGGGCCATCGAATAACCAAGTGAGTCTAGAATGTGATGGGCCATGAAATAACTTGTCACCCTTGTCCAAATATCAAGAACAGCAGTTGACGATCCCATTTATTAACCACTTCCCAGTTTAAATTCAAAGGCTGCACCTCAGCTCCCTCGCAGTTGCTTAAAGCCAAGTTGATTTCAAGTCAATCAAGTCAAAATTTTGCAACCTCAAAAACTTCTAATCCAAAGCTCGTAAACCAAAACCACTAAGATAGAAGAGAACTTGAAACAAAGTAGCCCTTTAATTCGTTTAATATTTAAACTGTATCAGATAATATCCATCTAAACAACCCCTGCGCACCTACTTCAGGCAAGAAAATTGAGCCCAAGGAACCAAGCATGGATTATGACAAACCAAGATGGTTCAGTTAGTTGAAGAACTACTTCCAGGTGGTCAAAAGATGGCTAAACAAAGGTCTGGCTGACTGTCCATTGGACTAGGGCAAGCTTTTACATGGTCATTAAGAGATCCTAAATTCTTCAGAATGTTCAAGACACCAGGAAATAACATCTTTCAAAAGTTATGGAGACATACTTGAGTGTTTTGTATGGTTGAGATGAAAGATCCATGTCAAACcaacaaagttttccttctcgGCTCCCCACAATGACATTATCACCTGCAGAGAATTGATGTCTCAGAAATATTTACTCAATTATTAAAGGGTGAATCTAGTTGTCAACAAAATGGTGAAGTgagaagttgtaaccttcttttaattgccCCTTGTCTTATTCCTAAAAGTTATTTAACGTAGGGCTAGAAAAAGGTTTTCGAAATAAATTGAAAGTGAAATGACAGGATATACCCgcattgagagaaaaaaaaaaaaaaggtgttaatACTACAAGGGAAAAAACGTAAGGTTACAACTTTCCTTTCACCAACCTTGGTTACAGCAAGATTTTTTcattatcaaaacataaaaatgatcTTCCACTCTTTCACATCAATTAATTCCTTTTATCTGCACAAGTATAATTACACAGGCAAAAGGTCTAATGCAAGGCCCACATAGACGGCCTTCCCATATGAGCTGCATACTTTTTGCCAGAGAGATGGATGATTTGACAATCCTGAGGATTGGATTGATAGGGCATGGTCTGGATTGGCCACAAGATAAACTTTTCATAGCCTAATTCAATAAAATATCATCCCACCTATTGATTTGCATTCGTGTATCGGAATGCACCCATTAGGCAGTCCATGCACCAT
This window encodes:
- the LOC122080705 gene encoding light-harvesting complex-like protein 3 isotype 1, chloroplastic gives rise to the protein MENGTWDLNMFVKDGRMDWDSVITAEARRRKFLELYPEAATTQAPVLFRSSLIPWWAWLKRSHHPEAELLNGRAAMAGFFMAYLVDGLTGLDVVGQTGNFICKAGLFIRVIGIILFRQTRDFGNLQKLVDEATFYDKQWQATWQDKKTQQQQFRPRSKNHLESIFEIRNDPEKEGSLQLQFQNL